From Clarias gariepinus isolate MV-2021 ecotype Netherlands chromosome 2, CGAR_prim_01v2, whole genome shotgun sequence, one genomic window encodes:
- the LOC128543046 gene encoding glutathione S-transferase A-like produces the protein MAKNMMLYWGSGSPPCWKVQIALEEKNLQGYHSKSLSFEKGEHKCEEVMKLNPRGQLPTFKHRDVVVNESFATCMYLENQFKSQGTQLIPDDVKEQALVLQRAFETNTLQQKMYDVLFYTYYIPEPERHDSALKRNMENLKTEVALWEGYLEKMGKGSFLAGRHFSLADVVFFPILAFLPRYGLSKERYLNLMAYYEMVKERPSVKSSWPPHWVEKPTGGDTLKDL, from the exons ATGGCCAAAAACATGATGTTGTACTGGGGCTCGGGATCTCCTCCCTGCTGGAAAGTTCAGATTGCTCTGGAGGAGAAGAACCTGCAGGGTTATCACAGCAAATCTCTGTCTTTTGAGAAAGGAGAGCACAAGTGTGAGGAGGTGATGAAGCTGAACCCAAGAGGACAG ctcCCCACCTTTAAACACAGAGATGTGGTGGTGAATGAATCCTTTGCTACCTGCATGTACCTGGAG aaccaGTTTAAGTCCCAGGGCACCCAGCTGATCCCAGATGATGTGAAGGAGCAGGCGCTTGTGTTGCAGCGTGCCTTTGAGACCAACACACTGCAGCAGAAGATGT ATGATGTTCTGTTCTACACTTATTATATCCCTGAACCTGAGAGACACGACTCAGCGTTAAAGAGGAACATGGAGAACCTGAAGACTGAAGTCGCACTGTGGGAGGGTTACCTAGAGAAG ATGGGGAAAGGATCGTTCCTGGCTGGGAGACACTTCTCCTTGGCTGATGTTGTTTTCTTCCCAATCCTTGCTTTCCTCCCTCGATATgg GTTGAGTAAGGAGCGCTACCTGAACCTGATGGCGTATTACGAGATGGTGAAGGAGCGTCCGAGTGTTAAGTCCTCGTGGCCTCCTCACTGGGTGGAGAAGCCTACAGGAGGGGACACGCTCAAGGATCTGTGA